The nucleotide sequence GACATTGATTGTCTATTTCATTGTGGACATCTTCAAGATTTTACTCGCCAAAAGTCTAAATAGATACCTCACTCCATTGCGCATTTTTTGGTTAAAGCGCATCATTGCCATCATTATGATGGTTTGCGGTGCCGTATTGATATTCAAAGGTGTTTTTCCTAAAACCACAGAACAATTTGAAGATCGCATTCACATCATGCCAGATATTGTGGATCCTGAAAAATTGAATGATATCGAGGACGCCATGAAAGAAGAACTAGAACAAAAGCAAGAGGTTAAAAAACCAGCTTCCAAAGTCCCAGAAACCAAGACAGATCAAGAATCTGTTTTTGATCCTAGTTCTCAAGGCAATAAACCAGAAATCCCGCTGGAGGAAGAGGACGATATCCTAAAACTCATAGATAGTACAAAACAAAATCCCCAGCCGTAAGACTAGGGATTTTTGTAGAGGCGTCAAGCGGATTCGAACCGCTGTACAAGGTTTTGCAGACCTTTGCCTAGCCACTCGGCCATGACGCCCTAAATTATTGGGACTGCAAAAGTAGTAAATTATATAGATGTACCGTGATGGCTTGAGATAGATATTTTTAAATACCTCAAATATCTAACGCGATTGCTCCATTTGTATGGTGACCATCTCCACATCACCGCCTAGTGGTGGATTCAATTTTGAGACCTTTACCTGTATTTCCTTCACCATGTTTTCATCCGTAAAGATTCGATCAATGATGCGTTGGGCCACGTGTTCCAGTAGTTTGGAACGCACCGCCATTTCTTCTTTGATGACTTTATTGAGGTATACATAATCCACGGTATCGTTCAAGTCGTCTGTTTGCGAGCTTTTGGTAAGATCTGTGGTAACTTCAAGATCTACTCGATATTCACTGCCTATCAGTTCTTCTTCGGTCAGACAGCCGTGATTGGTATAGACGCGAACGTTGTTCAGGATAATTTTATGCATGTGGTAAAGATAGAATCAAGAAATGAGAATCAATAGCCTTACAAGAATGGAAATAGGGTAGAAGTGGTCCGCTTTCGCGAAAGCGAACTATTTCTCCATCAACCACACACGAGAAAAGATATAGTTTTCTCTGAAACTTACGTACATTTTATAAAAATGAACCTCAAAAAGAGTCGCTGAAGTGATGGTTGAAACGCTCTAATATCAATGTGCTAATCCTTAACTTTGTAAGTTAAACGTCACGGTTATGAGCGATACGGTAAAGCGCAACAATTTTATAGAAGACATCATTGACGAGGACCTAGAAAATGGCCTTGAAAAAGAAAAATTACGGTTTAGATTCCCACCAGAACCTAACGGTTTTCTTCACATAGGACATGCCAGTGCCATCTGCCTCAACTTTGGGTTGGGAGAAAAATATGGCCAGCCAGTCAATTTGCGTTTTGACGATACCAATCCTGCAAAGGAAGAAGCCAAATTTGTCGACGCCATCAAGAATGACGTGGAATGGTTGGGTTACAAATGGGACAATCTATGCTATGCTTCAGATTACTTTCAGCAGTTATATGATTGGGCGATACAGCTTATCAAGGATGGAAAAGCCTATGTAGATTCCCAATCCAGCGCCACCATTGCAGAACAAAAAGGAACGCCTACAGAACCTGGTGTGGACAGCCCATATAGAAACCGTAGCGTAGAAGAAAACCTGGAGCTATTTGAAGGCATGAAGAATGGCGAGTATGGTGAGTCAGAACACGTGCTGCGTGCCAAAATCGATATGAAATCCACCAACATGCTCATGCGGGATCCCATCATGTATCGTGTGGTAGACCGTGCACATCATCGTACGGGAACAGATTGGAAAATCTATCCTATGTATGACTGGACGCATGGTGAGAGCGACTACATAGAGCAGATCACACATTCCTTTTGTACCCTAGAGTTTTTACCACATAGAGAATTGTATAATTGGTTTCTCGATCAATTGGTAGATCCTAATAAAATAAGACCTAAGCAGCGTGAGTTTGCCAGACGCAACGTATCGCATACGGTAACGAGCAAGCGCAAGTTGCAGCAGTTGGTAGAGCAAGGCGTTGTCAATGGATGGGACGACCCTAGAATGACCACTATTAGTGGATTGCGAAGACGTGGCTACACGGCAGATGCCATCAAGAACTTTGCAGAATCTGTTGGTATTGCAAGAAGAGAGAACCTTGTAGATATGAATCACCTAGAGTTTCATTTGCGGGAAGACCTTAACAAAAAAGCAGATCGCGTGATGTGTGTGCTGGATCCCGTAAAATTGGTCATTACCAACTATCCAGATGGACAAACTGAAATGCTGGACGCAGAGAACAGCCAGGAAGATGAGTCTCGCGGTTACCGCGAAGTCCCTTTTTCCAAAGAGCTCTACATCGAGCGTGAGGACTTTAAAGAAAGTGCCAACAAGAAATATTTTAGACTCTCCATAGGTAAAGAGGTCAGGCTCAAAAATGCCTACATTATCAAGGGAGAATCCTGTGTCAAGGATGCTGATGGTAACATCACAGAAATCCATGCTACCTATGATCCAGATTCTAAAAGCGGTAGCGGTACTGAGGCTAGCATGCGCCGTGTGAAAGGAACTTTACACTGGGTAAGTAAAGAACATGCCGTGCCAGTAGAGGTTCGCTTGTATGATCGATTATTCACCGTTCCGTCACCAGATACCGATAAGGAAAAGGATTTTATGGAATTTGTCAATAAGGATTCTCTAGAAACGATCACCGCAATGGCAGAACCTGCCATGAAGAACCTCAAAGTAGGAGAAACGGTCCAGTTCCAGCGTTTGGGATACTTCTGTGTGGATCCAGACACCACTGCAGACCATATGGTATTTAACCGTACGGTGACCTTGCGGG is from Nonlabens sp. YIK11 and encodes:
- a CDS encoding glutamine--tRNA ligase/YqeY domain fusion protein translates to MSDTVKRNNFIEDIIDEDLENGLEKEKLRFRFPPEPNGFLHIGHASAICLNFGLGEKYGQPVNLRFDDTNPAKEEAKFVDAIKNDVEWLGYKWDNLCYASDYFQQLYDWAIQLIKDGKAYVDSQSSATIAEQKGTPTEPGVDSPYRNRSVEENLELFEGMKNGEYGESEHVLRAKIDMKSTNMLMRDPIMYRVVDRAHHRTGTDWKIYPMYDWTHGESDYIEQITHSFCTLEFLPHRELYNWFLDQLVDPNKIRPKQREFARRNVSHTVTSKRKLQQLVEQGVVNGWDDPRMTTISGLRRRGYTADAIKNFAESVGIARRENLVDMNHLEFHLREDLNKKADRVMCVLDPVKLVITNYPDGQTEMLDAENSQEDESRGYREVPFSKELYIEREDFKESANKKYFRLSIGKEVRLKNAYIIKGESCVKDADGNITEIHATYDPDSKSGSGTEASMRRVKGTLHWVSKEHAVPVEVRLYDRLFTVPSPDTDKEKDFMEFVNKDSLETITAMAEPAMKNLKVGETVQFQRLGYFCVDPDTTADHMVFNRTVTLRDTWAKVENAD
- the folB gene encoding dihydroneopterin aldolase, with the protein product MHKIILNNVRVYTNHGCLTEEELIGSEYRVDLEVTTDLTKSSQTDDLNDTVDYVYLNKVIKEEMAVRSKLLEHVAQRIIDRIFTDENMVKEIQVKVSKLNPPLGGDVEMVTIQMEQSR